One Fuerstiella marisgermanici DNA window includes the following coding sequences:
- a CDS encoding peroxiredoxin family protein: MANQELNGVTPEDGTAPERGSGTKLFLAVLGGFALLYGSAMAWHVTHPMTGTGTESPGFLERCRLICADYGLVATGDVSADANAYLEAVDSQKLSASLQDLLSTDNFERAVTEDHPLIGKPAPDFVLSDTQDQSQSLAELNRQGPVVLVFYYGYNCSHCVAQLFALQKDLEHFNELGAQLVAVSADLPAATRKKYEEYGGFEFPVLSDPDLKVAETWGTYVRETDDQQEDMLHGTFVIDRGGKVVFANRGYQPFVDNRSLLQWLNESGSATGSDLAPAE, from the coding sequence ATGGCTAATCAAGAGTTGAACGGAGTTACTCCGGAAGACGGCACTGCGCCGGAACGAGGATCCGGAACGAAACTGTTTCTGGCCGTATTAGGCGGATTCGCGCTGCTGTACGGCAGCGCGATGGCCTGGCACGTGACTCATCCAATGACGGGTACCGGAACCGAATCGCCAGGCTTTCTGGAAAGGTGCCGACTGATCTGTGCTGACTATGGGCTGGTCGCCACGGGCGATGTCAGTGCCGATGCCAATGCGTACCTGGAAGCTGTCGACAGCCAAAAGCTGTCCGCGTCTCTGCAGGACCTGCTCTCAACCGACAATTTCGAACGAGCCGTCACGGAAGATCATCCTTTGATCGGAAAGCCGGCTCCGGATTTTGTCCTGTCCGACACGCAGGATCAGTCGCAGTCGCTGGCGGAACTCAATCGCCAGGGGCCCGTGGTTCTGGTGTTTTATTACGGCTACAACTGCAGTCACTGTGTGGCTCAGTTGTTTGCTTTGCAGAAGGATCTCGAACACTTCAACGAACTTGGCGCTCAATTAGTTGCCGTCAGCGCCGATCTTCCCGCAGCCACTCGCAAGAAGTACGAAGAGTATGGTGGATTTGAGTTTCCGGTGCTGTCTGATCCGGACCTGAAGGTCGCCGAAACGTGGGGCACCTACGTTCGCGAAACCGACGACCAGCAGGAAGACATGCTTCACGGGACTTTCGTGATCGATCGTGGCGGCAAAGTTGTCTTCGCGAATCGTGGCTACCAACCATTTGTCGATAATCGGTCACTGCTGCAATGGCTGAACGAATCCGGTTCCGCCACAGGCAGCGATCTGGCCCCTGCCGAGTAG